CCTTCTACTTCGATGAATCCAAAACCTTTTTCTGCATTAAACCATTTTACTTTACCTTGTACCATTGTAGTACCTCCTGTGTGGAAAATCCACGAATATATTACTATCTCTGCTCAATTTCAATAAGAATCACTTTAAAGAAAGTCTTTCTATTTGTTAACACCGAACAAGAAATAATATACCTAGTATAACACTTTTTTATAAAAAAGAAACCTTTTTTCATAAAAAAGTACTCTGAGATAAAAATAAGTTGAAAATATGGATATATTTTGAAACGGCCGATTGGCTATTGTTTTGTGGATCGTTAGCCATCACTAAAATCTTTTATCACGTAAAAAAATGAACAGTGAGGTTGACAAATTGAATAAGTTGTAACTATAATGGTTACAACAGACTGAAAAGAATTAGCAATGCTATAAAAAGCTCAAATTTTTTTGTGTTAGATGTAACTATAATAGTTACATCTAAAATGAAAGGAGAGAATAAAAATGAAAATTGGTATTATTGGAGCAACAGGAAAAGCAGGTCAATTAATTATGAAAGAAGCAAAAAAGAGAGGACATGAAGTAACAGCCATTGTTCGAAATGCTTCTAAACTAAAAAATCAAACAAACGTACTTGAAAAAGATATTTTTGCCATTACTTCAAAAGATGTTGACCAGTTTCATGCTGTGGTAGATGCATTTAATGCACCTCCCGGAAGCGAACAGCTGCACGTTGAGTCTATACAATCACTTATTAAAGCATTTCAAGGTGTTCAAACGCGACTAGCAGTAGTGGGCGGAGCAGGAAGCTTATTTGTAGACGAAGAAAAAACAACGCCTTTAATGAGCACAGAAGGATTTCCAGCAGCTTATTATCCAACGGCTTCAAACATGGGTAAAGGTTTAAAAGAACTTGAAAAATCAAACATAAACTGGACTTATTTAAGTCCAGCAGCCTTTTTTGCCGCAGAAGGTGTTCGCACGGGTGCCTATCAATTAGGAAAAGATCACGTGATCACAAATAGTCAAAATGAAAGCTATATTAGCTATGCTGATTATGCGATTGCTTTAATAGATGAGTTAGAGAATAAAAACTATGTAAATGAACGCTTTG
This sequence is a window from Priestia aryabhattai. Protein-coding genes within it:
- a CDS encoding NAD(P)-dependent oxidoreductase; this encodes MKIGIIGATGKAGQLIMKEAKKRGHEVTAIVRNASKLKNQTNVLEKDIFAITSKDVDQFHAVVDAFNAPPGSEQLHVESIQSLIKAFQGVQTRLAVVGGAGSLFVDEEKTTPLMSTEGFPAAYYPTASNMGKGLKELEKSNINWTYLSPAAFFAAEGVRTGAYQLGKDHVITNSQNESYISYADYAIALIDELENKNYVNERFAVVGEKA